The genomic stretch GAGGCCAGGCGCGGCAAGAACCATGAGGCCGGCGGCGCGGCGGGAGACATGGGGCATGGCATCATCCTTTTTGAGGCGCGCGGCAGCATGCGCTTCCTCAGCCACTCCAGGTCAACCGGTCCAGAGACAATTTCCGCGAACCGGCGCAAAAAAGCGCAAAAATCGGCCAGCTCGTCTCAGGCTTTGGGCAGAACGCGCTCACTGAAAACGCCGCGGCAGTCCATTTCATATTCGAGATCCACCACCGGCGGCCGGCAGAATTGCCAGGTGAGGCCATGCCGCGCAGCACCCCGCACCACCAGTTCCTCGGCGAGGAAGGGATGCAGGTCATGCACGGTATAGGCCTGCACGCCCGTCGTCGCCGCCCAAGTGAAGCCAAGGGTGGCCATGCGCCGCTCCATCTCGGCCAGCACCCATTGCGCCTTCTTGCGCAGGCCGGCCGGTGAGACATCCCCCAGCGCCACGGTGTTGTCGCGATAGCTGCCCTTGCCCTCGGCCGATTCGCCGCTGCCCGCGACCACGAAGCTGGGCGCTGCCGCCGCATCGGGGATGGTGAAGGTGAAGGCGTGGAAGCTGGGTGCGGCCGGCTTGTGCAACTCGGGGCAGACATTGCTGCGGGCCACGGGATTGAGCCCCTCCTGGAAGATGCCCCACTCCGTCAGCACCGCGCCGTATTCGCGATTGAACGCCTCGAACCCCGCCTCGGTGAAGGGGGCGGGTGAACGCAATTCGCAAGCGCAAAAGGACTGCTTTGGCCGGCCCGCCGCCTCCAGCACCTGCGCGATGCGGGCGAAGCCTTCGGCCATGGGCAAGGGTTCGGCGAAGCGGACGCGTTCCAGCCGGAAGCCTGGCGCCGCCGCAACGCCGGCCGAATACTGATAAACGCCCGGGATGAAGCGGAACCCGCCCAGGGCGGCAGTGATGGTGGCGGACATGGTCTCTCCTGATCGCTTCCTGCGATGCTGAACCGCTGGGCGCGGGGCGGCAAGCCGCGCCATACTCGCGCATCGCCGAAGGAAACCCGCCCATGCCGCTCCATCGCCGTGCCCTGGCGCCGCTTCCGGCGCTCGCCGCTCCCCCCGCCATTCCCCGCGCGGCGGCGCAGCCGCGCTGGGCGCCGGAGCGGCCGGTCACGTTTCTGGGCCCTTTCGCCGCCGGTGGGTCCTTTGACCTCACGCAGCGCGCCCTTGCCCGCCCGCTGGAGCCGTTGCTGGGCCAGCCGGTCGCGGTGGTGAACCGGCCTGGCGCGGGCGGCACCATCATGCTGGCGGAATTGCTGCGCGCCAGGCCCGATGGGCAGACCATCGGGCTGCTCAGCGTGAACAGCAATGCGGTGGCGCCGCAACTGCAGGACCTGGCCTTTGATCCGGTGGGGGATTTCCAGCCGCTCTGGGCCTATGGCGCCTTCCTCACCTTCATCGTGGTGGCGGCGAATGCGCCCTTCGCGAGCCTGCCCGAGATGATCGCCTTCGCCCGGCGTGAACCGGGGCGGCTTTCCATCGGCGTCGCGGCGCTGGGGAGCAACAGCCATCTCAACATGGCCCGGCTGGCCGCCGAGGAGCAGCTCGAAGTCACCTTCGTGCCCTTCACCGGCGGCGCCCCGGCGACGACGGCGCTGCTGGGCGGCCATATCCAGTGTGCGGTGGTCTCGGGCGAGGTGCTGCCCAGCGTGCGCGATGGCGCGCTGCGGGCGCTGGCCATCCTGAACGCCGAGAAATCGGAGGAGTTCCCCCATATCCCGACGCTGCCGGAGCTCGGCTATTCCTGGTCCTCACGCCCCTGGATCGGCGTGG from Sediminicoccus sp. KRV36 encodes the following:
- a CDS encoding tripartite tricarboxylate transporter substrate binding protein, which encodes MPLHRRALAPLPALAAPPAIPRAAAQPRWAPERPVTFLGPFAAGGSFDLTQRALARPLEPLLGQPVAVVNRPGAGGTIMLAELLRARPDGQTIGLLSVNSNAVAPQLQDLAFDPVGDFQPLWAYGAFLTFIVVAANAPFASLPEMIAFARREPGRLSIGVAALGSNSHLNMARLAAEEQLEVTFVPFTGGAPATTALLGGHIQCAVVSGEVLPSVRDGALRALAILNAEKSEEFPHIPTLPELGYSWSSRPWIGVGAPRGLPAPILARWVEALMAASLQPDFLEAMRRLAIAPLRLGPQPFAALMAESLQEHERIARAIRIGRFAR